The genomic stretch AGGTTCAGGTCACGGACGAGAGAGCGCGCTTCGTCGACCGTAAACGTTCCGTTGATAACCGCATTGCCCGACGTGATCTCGGTCTGGATGACGGGCGTCGAGATAGGCTCGCCGTCGAGGAATATGGCGAGGGGCTTGCCTATGTTCGCTTTGGTGATATCGCCGAAGAGCTTCGCCCCTTCGTCGTTAAAGGTGATGGCGATGCGCGGCGCGTACGTCGTCTGGTCGAATTCGAGGTTCGCATGCGAAAGGTATCGGCCCGTGAGGCCCGTCTGGACGAAGATGTCGTCATAGGTCGCCTTCGCCTTTTCCGCGTCGGTGAGTTTGTCAGCGCCCGGCTTCACGAGGCGGAAATCAAGGACCGGCGTGCGGCCGATCAGGTCCACCGCCTGCTTTACGTCGGTAACGCCCGGCAATTCGACGATGAGCCTGTGATCCGTCTGGCCGATGACGCCTCCCGTCTCTACCTGCACGATAGGCTCGGACACGCCGAAGAGGTTCACGCGCTTTTCAACGACGTTTGCGAGCGACGTCATCGCGTCGTCTATCTCAGACGGAGCGAGGTTCGACGTGTCGGCGTTGAACACGAGGTGCGTGCCGCCGGAAAGGTCGAGACCGAGTCTGTACGACTCTTTATTGATATATGCGAAATGGGCGACGCCATACGCGAGGACCAAGAGAACGAGTGCCGAAATGCGCTTTTTCCACATGGGAATGCCTGAAAATGGGGGTCAATGAGTAATGCAGGGCTATACTAGCGTTTATTCTGTGGTTTTGCAAAACAAAAAGCCGGTTTCTGCTCTCGCAGAAACCGGCTTGTAAATCGCCGTGGCTATCCGTCAATCCGATGACGCTCCTTGAGGTCCGCGATCCCTTCTTCAAGGGTTATCTGCGGCTCCCATCCGAGAAGCTCTTTCGCCCTGCGGATGTCAGCCAAGCTGTGGCGCGGCTCGATGCGCGGAGCGATGAATTCGCGATCGCCGCCGATCATTTTGGCCATATCGAGCACCGAGACGTTACGTCCGGAACCGATATTGACGACTTCACCCTTTCCAACATTATCGCTTTCAAGGGCGAGAATGTTGGCGCGGACGACGTCGCGCGCATGCACGGTATCGCGGGTCTGGAGGCCGTCGCCCGTGATCGTCATCGGCTTGCTGTTAGCGCGCTGGTCGATGAATTTGATGATCGCCTGGGCATACGGACCCTTCGGATCGGCATTCGGCCCATAGATGTTGAAGTAGCGGAGCGACACCGTCGGTAGACCGTAATGCAGCGCATAGTTCTTGGCGACATATTCGCCATAGAGCTTCTGCATCGCATACGGGCTCATCGGGTTCGGCATCATATCCTCGTGGAGCGGCAGCTCCTTCGAATCACCGTATGCCGAACTCGAGGCAGAATATACCAGCCTGCGGGCCTCAGCTCGCTTAGCCGCCTCGAAAACGTTGATCAGGCCATCGACATTCACGCTGTGGGCCTCGGCCGGATGGTCGATCGAGAACTGCACGCGCGGCAAGGCCGCGAGATGGAACACGCCGTAAAGGCTGCCCGCCTTCTGCGCGATCGTCCTGAAAAGCTCGACCAGCACCGCGCGATCGCGGATGTCGACGTTGTAGAAACTCGCGCCTTCCGGCACGTGATCGAGCTTACCGGAGACGAGATTGTCCACGACATGCACCTGGTAACCCTGCTTCAAAAGCTCGGGAACGAGATGGGATCCAAGGAATCCCGCCCCGCCCGTAACGATAACTGTCTTTTTGTTTTTCATGGTTTTAAAAGGTTCTTCTTCACTACAAGCTACCCAAAACGAGAAAAGTTACAAGCTTACACACCCTTCCTCGACACGAGCTCCTTCACGGTCTTGAGCGCGATCACGAGGTCGAGAAGGAACGACCGGTTCTTGATGTAATAGAGGTCATACGAGAGCTTCATAGCCGTGTCCTCATTGCTCGCCGAGAATTTCGGCGGAGTCTTGTGATATATCTGCGCCCAGCCCGAAAGGCCCGGCTTTATGATGTGGCGGATCTTATAGAACGGTATCTCGCTCTCATACACCTTTACGAATTGAGGCAGCTCTGGGCGCGGGCCGATGAGAGACAGGTCGCCCTTCACCACGTTCCAGAGCTGCGGCAGCTCATCTATGCGCGTCCTTCGGATGAAAGCGCCGACGCGGGTCACGGACTGCGGCTCCGAAGCGCCCGTCTCGTCCTGGGCGGCGACGCTCATGCTCCGGAATTTAGCGATGCGGACGATGCGGTCGTCCTTGCCTACCCTTTTCTGGAAGATGAATACAGGCCCCTTATCCTCGGCTTTTATAGCAAGGGCTATAAACGGATATAAGATCAGAGAAACGGAGCCGAGCACGAGTGCGAGCACCACATCCATGATCCTTTTGAAGGCATCATAGAAGACCTTCGGCGACGTAGAGACGTTCTCGAGGAACCAGTGATGGCGGACCAAGGAAACAGGTATCCTATCGAATACGCCTTCATATATCTCGTCTATATCCATAAAACGAACCTGAGAGAAGATGAGGTTATAGAGGTTCGGAAGCAGGATCTGGACCCTATCGCTGTGAAGATCGGCTACGATAAGGGACGGCTTAAGCACCTCTATCTCGGCCGCTACCTCATCCGATGGCCGGCTCGGATCGATCAATGCGACGAAATCGACGTTGTAGAGCTCGCCTGCGCCCTTTGCCAGAGCATTTACCTCTTCCCCCTTTCCTATAAGGACCGCTCTCTCCCGCGATTTAGGGACGAGGATGAAATAGCCGGAAAGCCTCCATGCGAGGATGAAGCAGAGCGATATAAGAAGATAGAGAAAGAGCGTCGTCTTCGGAGTAATGCCGTACCATGGAATGAAATAGAAGAATGAAACGGCGATGAATATGTTGACGATCTGGGTCCGGATGAGAAGGCCTTTGAGTTTCTGGGCGAATATGATGCTCTGCTTGTCATAGAGGCCGGAGATGAAGAATACGAGCACCCATACGACGAAGAGGAGCGAAAAGGGTGCGAGATGGTCGTTGAACGTCAGCTTGTCAGGCGTGCCGAGATATCGGACGAGGAGGGAAAGCCAAAGCGAGACGACGAAGAAAGCGACGTCGCCGAAGAGAAGAATCCAGGGAGCCTTCTTGCTGAAGGAAGTCATACAAGATGTAATACTACACTGCCCCGGCTTAGTTACAAGTAGCGCGGATGGTGCAGAGAAACTCAAAAAAAGCTATAATTAAAGCCTCATTTTATGAACAATCCCGACCGGAAGACAAAGGTCTTGTACGTCATAACTAAGTCTAATTGGGGCGGCGCGCAGAAGTACGTCTACGACCTCGCCTCCTCTTTGCCGCAAGACCGATTCGAAGCCGTCGTCGCATTCGGCGGGTCAGGCACTCTCGCCGAAAAGCTGGCGGCCGCCGGCATCCGGACGATGTCCGTAGACTCTCTCCAAAGGGATATGAGCGCATTGGCCGACGCGAAGAGCTTCTTCAGGCTCTATTCGATATTTAAGGCAGAGAGGCCCGACGTCGTCCACGTGAACAGCTCGAAGGTCGGCGGCATCGGAGCGTTCGCCGCGCGCATCACGGGCGTTCCTAAGATCATATTCACCTGCCATGGATGGCCGTGGAACGAAGACCGCGGCCTTCTCTCACTCTGGAGCATACGATTCTTTTCATGGCTCACGATCG from Candidatus Paceibacterota bacterium encodes the following:
- the secD gene encoding protein translocase subunit SecD — protein: MWKKRISALVLLVLAYGVAHFAYINKESYRLGLDLSGGTHLVFNADTSNLAPSEIDDAMTSLANVVEKRVNLFGVSEPIVQVETGGVIGQTDHRLIVELPGVTDVKQAVDLIGRTPVLDFRLVKPGADKLTDAEKAKATYDDIFVQTGLTGRYLSHANLEFDQTTYAPRIAITFNDEGAKLFGDITKANIGKPLAIFLDGEPISTPVIQTEITSGNAVINGTFTVDEARSLVRDLNLGALPVPISLASTQTVGATLGKGALDASVFAGIIAFIAVGIFLIFWYRISGIVATIALAIYVALNLALFKLIPVTLTAAGIAGFVLTLGMAVDANILIFERMKEELRRGLDLPAAIKEGFHRAWLSIRDSNLSSIITAVILYYFASTPVIKGFALVFGLGVVVSMFTAITASRTLLIAVGAKGNSKFARFFFSSGISHN
- a CDS encoding SDR family NAD(P)-dependent oxidoreductase, with amino-acid sequence MKNKKTVIVTGGAGFLGSHLVPELLKQGYQVHVVDNLVSGKLDHVPEGASFYNVDIRDRAVLVELFRTIAQKAGSLYGVFHLAALPRVQFSIDHPAEAHSVNVDGLINVFEAAKRAEARRLVYSASSSAYGDSKELPLHEDMMPNPMSPYAMQKLYGEYVAKNYALHYGLPTVSLRYFNIYGPNADPKGPYAQAIIKFIDQRANSKPMTITGDGLQTRDTVHARDVVRANILALESDNVGKGEVVNIGSGRNVSVLDMAKMIGGDREFIAPRIEPRHSLADIRRAKELLGWEPQITLEEGIADLKERHRIDG
- a CDS encoding sugar transferase, which translates into the protein MTSFSKKAPWILLFGDVAFFVVSLWLSLLVRYLGTPDKLTFNDHLAPFSLLFVVWVLVFFISGLYDKQSIIFAQKLKGLLIRTQIVNIFIAVSFFYFIPWYGITPKTTLFLYLLISLCFILAWRLSGYFILVPKSRERAVLIGKGEEVNALAKGAGELYNVDFVALIDPSRPSDEVAAEIEVLKPSLIVADLHSDRVQILLPNLYNLIFSQVRFMDIDEIYEGVFDRIPVSLVRHHWFLENVSTSPKVFYDAFKRIMDVVLALVLGSVSLILYPFIALAIKAEDKGPVFIFQKRVGKDDRIVRIAKFRSMSVAAQDETGASEPQSVTRVGAFIRRTRIDELPQLWNVVKGDLSLIGPRPELPQFVKVYESEIPFYKIRHIIKPGLSGWAQIYHKTPPKFSASNEDTAMKLSYDLYYIKNRSFLLDLVIALKTVKELVSRKGV